One Chanodichthys erythropterus isolate Z2021 chromosome 10, ASM2448905v1, whole genome shotgun sequence DNA segment encodes these proteins:
- the LOC137028392 gene encoding piggyBac transposable element-derived protein 4-like, which translates to MEVGTVIRVPDDPQAAPGQAGGYQIPVSIKGGTYQALVDSGCNQTFVHQSLISSGALDTGRMVGVRCMHGDVVDKISLHIAYYFSKNSVVYEPPLQEKKMQRRLTTQQALEMILSEVNPCDSDGEDIELQPDSDSELSDLSSDEETAPQPKKRARLGTDLTETAKDGTVWREEQVGTRLPFTPIKAYAADGEPTAKARKSISSHLQSFLCFITLDMLHSIQEWTIQHAQETEHVHWFMALPELMAFIAIVILRGLTKVPSLRDCWSANLGNPHSIGTMPRNRFQDIMRHLRFDDRSTRSDRAKTDKFAAISSVWGSFVTNCITSYNPGLHITVDEQLFPSKTRCCFLQYIATKPDKFGIKFWVACDLKSKYICNVLPYLGKDPSRPSGERLSENVVMRLMEPFLDKGRNVTTDNFFTSLSLAHKLLSRKTTILGTVNKIRREIPQSARHTDRNEFTTQVFSTTAATLTAYAPKRKKTVYILSSMHSVIQTDNTTKRKPNTVTLYNTTKCGMDVMDQMVREYTVRTGTRRWPVAVFYNMIDMAALNAHVLYQACTGRQERRVDFLVELARELANSHMCAKKARKEQLLRTQPSTPSPGKRAMCQVKHQCKNNHATVRCVHCYRYTCGKCRPEIPWQCQDCE; encoded by the exons ATGGAGGTCGGGACGGTGATCCGGGTCCCCGACGATCCACAGGCCGCCCCTGGTCAGGCTGgcgggtaccaaatacctgtgagtatcaaagggggtacctatcaggctttggtggactcgggcTGTAACCAAACCTTTgtccatcaaagcctgatttcatctggggcattggatacaggccgcatggttggggttcggtgcatgcacggggatgtg GTGGATAAAATCTCACTGCACATAGCCTACTATTTCAGTAAGAATTCTGTGGTGTACGAACCTCCTCTCCAAGAAAAGAAAATGCAGAGAAGACTCACCACTCAGCAGGCCTTGGAAATGATCCTGAGTGAAGTAAACCCTTGTGACTCAGATGGAGAAGACATAGAACTTCAGCCGGATTCGGACTCAGAGCTGTCTGATCTGTCTTCAG ATGAGGAGACTGCTCCTCAACCAAAAAAGAGAGCCCGTTTGGGGACTGACCTGACAGAGACAGCGAAAGATGGCACAGTGTGGCGTGAAGAACAGGTGGGGACGCGTCTCCCTTTCACCCCAATCAAAGCATACGCTGCAGATGGAGAGCCAACGGCTAAGGCCAGGAAAAGTATCTCGAGTCACCTTCAGAGCTTCCTGTGTTTCATCACTCTTGACATGCTTCATAGCATTCAAGAATGGACTATTCAACATGCACAGGAAACGGAGCATGTTCATTGGTTCATGGCCCTCCCTGAACTAATGGCATTTATTGCAATTGTCATCTTGCGGGGGCTTACCAAGGTTCCATCACTACGTGACTGCTGGTCAGCAAACCTGGGAAACCCACATAGCATTGGAACAATGCCGCGAAACCGCTTCCAAGACATCATGCGACACCTACGCTTTGATGACAGGTCCACCCGGAGTGATCGAGCAAAGACTGATAAGTTTGCTGCAATTTCCAGTGTGTGGGGATCATTTGTCACCAATTGCATCACATCCTACAACCCTGGTCTACATATCACCGTTGATGAACAGCTTTTCCCGTCAAAGACTCGCTGCTGTTTCCTGCAGTATATTGCAACTAAACCTGACAAGTTTGGGATCAAGTTTTGGGTGGCTTGCGACCTAAAATCTAAGTACATTTGTAATGTCCTCCCATATCTTGGCAAGGACCCTAGTCGTCCCAGTGGAGAAAGACTGTCTGAAAATGTAGTGATGAGGCTGATGGAACCATTCCTAGACAAGGGCAGAAATGTTACCACGGACAATTTCTTCACATCGCTGTCACTTGCGCATAAACTTCTTAGCCGGAAAACCACCATCCTCGGCACCGTCAACAAGATTCGGCGGGAAATCCCTCAATCCGCTAGACACACAGATCGCAATGAATTCACCACTCAG GTGTTTTCAACCACTGCTGCTACGCTGACGGCGTACGCGCCCAAACGGAAGAAGACCGTCTACATTCTTAGCAGCATGCACAGCGTGATTCAGACTGATAATACCACCAAAAGGAAGCCAAACACTGTCACCCTTTACAACACCACAAAGTGCGGCATGGATGTGATGGACCAGATGGTGCGGGAGTACACTGTCCGCACAGGGACACGGCGCTGGCCAGTTGCCGTGTTCTATAACATGATTGACATGGCAGCACTGAATGCACATGTGCTGTATCAAGCATGCACCGGAAGGCAGGAAAGACGGGTGGACTTCCTGGTGGAGCTTGCAAGAGAGTTGGCTAACTCTCATATGTGTGCGAAGAAGGCAAGAAAAGAACAATTGCTTCGGACACAACCCTCCACACCTAGCCCTGGAAAAAGAGCCATGTGTCAGGTCAAACACCAATGCAAGAACAATCATGCCACTGTGCGATGTGTTCACTGCTACAGATACACATGTGGTAAATGCAGACCGGAGATACCAtggcagtgccaggattgtgagtga